A window of Chloracidobacterium sp. N contains these coding sequences:
- a CDS encoding P1 family peptidase, whose protein sequence is MENLTLTAITGLRVGHFTDTRRPTGCTVVCFDRPAVAGVDVRGGAPGTRETDVLAPLNLVAQVHAIVLAGGSAFGLEAATGVVRYLREQGVGFDVGVARVPIVPAAILFDLHTGDPAIYPDAEAGYQACLAATTAPVAEGNVGAGAGATVGKLLGFARASRGGIGSFQRTLPNGVCVAALLAVNAVGDVRHPQTQQIIAGARLEDGRFADLAACIRDGRITRFSPLPPASHTTIGVVATNVPLSKVELTKVAQMAHDGLARTIFPVHTPFDGDTLFAVSVAAPDLPATVTDVGCLGTLAAEVVAEAVVRAVTPAPSPAAQVAPVAAP, encoded by the coding sequence ATGGAAAACCTGACCCTGACCGCCATTACCGGGCTGCGCGTCGGACACTTCACCGACACGCGCCGTCCGACCGGCTGTACCGTCGTGTGTTTCGACCGTCCGGCCGTGGCGGGTGTGGACGTGCGTGGCGGCGCGCCCGGCACCCGTGAAACGGATGTTCTGGCGCCGCTCAACCTCGTCGCCCAGGTGCACGCCATCGTTCTGGCCGGAGGCAGCGCCTTCGGTCTGGAAGCGGCGACCGGCGTCGTCCGCTACCTGCGGGAGCAGGGCGTTGGTTTTGACGTTGGTGTGGCGCGGGTGCCGATTGTCCCGGCGGCCATCCTGTTTGACCTGCACACCGGCGATCCGGCGATATATCCCGATGCTGAAGCGGGCTACCAGGCTTGCCTGGCCGCCACGACAGCTCCGGTTGCCGAAGGGAACGTTGGGGCCGGCGCAGGGGCAACGGTCGGCAAGCTGCTCGGTTTTGCCCGCGCCTCACGGGGCGGTATTGGCAGTTTTCAGCGCACGCTCCCCAACGGCGTATGCGTCGCTGCCCTACTGGCTGTCAATGCTGTCGGCGACGTCCGGCATCCTCAAACACAGCAGATCATCGCCGGCGCACGGCTGGAGGATGGCCGCTTTGCCGACCTTGCCGCATGCATCCGCGACGGACGCATCACCCGTTTTTCGCCGCTGCCGCCGGCCAGCCACACGACCATCGGGGTCGTGGCCACCAACGTTCCCCTTTCCAAGGTTGAACTCACAAAAGTCGCCCAGATGGCCCACGACGGGCTGGCCCGGACGATTTTCCCCGTCCACACGCCCTTCGACGGTGACACCCTCTTTGCCGTCTCCGTCGCCGCGCCCGACCTGCCGGCGACGGTAACGGATGTTGGCTGCCTGGGAACGCTTGCGGCGGAAGTCGTGGCTGAAGCGGTCGTGCGTGCCGTGACACCTGCGCCATCTCCGGCAGCACAGGTTGCGCCGGTGGCTGCCCCGTGA
- a CDS encoding SDR family oxidoreductase encodes MPTYEGIVAVLGANGGTGREAVARLQHYGIPVRAIARSEAKLKEVARPGVETAVADVRDPAGLENALRGVRAVINCVGTRVGFANTGKGLADFFGFGDDGADAVDNRGTVNVLEAMKRVGAEHIVIVTSMLINQPLNPFSLMMKPFGDILTMKDKAEKAVRTSGLRYTIVRPGGLTNQPPLQKGIRVAPADALSSGSIPRADVAEVCVQALWTDTAYGRTLEIVSDDTPPVSDWRAFFASVPPDAVAARSAVASSVS; translated from the coding sequence ATGCCCACTTACGAAGGTATCGTGGCAGTTCTGGGCGCCAACGGCGGCACCGGACGGGAAGCCGTGGCGCGCTTGCAGCATTATGGCATCCCGGTCCGCGCCATTGCCCGGTCAGAAGCCAAGCTGAAGGAAGTCGCCAGGCCGGGCGTGGAAACGGCCGTGGCGGATGTCCGGGACCCGGCCGGACTGGAAAACGCGCTGCGCGGTGTCCGGGCGGTCATCAACTGTGTTGGCACGCGCGTCGGCTTTGCCAATACGGGCAAGGGTCTTGCCGACTTCTTCGGTTTTGGCGACGACGGCGCTGACGCTGTGGACAACCGTGGCACCGTCAATGTGCTGGAAGCGATGAAGCGGGTCGGAGCCGAACATATCGTCATCGTCACCTCGATGCTCATCAACCAACCGCTCAACCCGTTCAGCCTCATGATGAAGCCCTTTGGCGACATCCTCACGATGAAGGACAAGGCCGAAAAGGCCGTTCGTACGTCGGGACTGCGCTACACCATCGTGCGACCGGGCGGATTGACCAACCAGCCTCCGCTCCAGAAAGGCATCAGGGTGGCTCCGGCCGATGCCCTTTCGAGTGGCTCCATTCCACGTGCTGATGTGGCTGAAGTCTGCGTTCAGGCACTGTGGACGGACACGGCCTACGGCAGGACACTGGAAATCGTTTCTGACGACACGCCTCCGGTCAGCGACTGGCGTGCCTTTTTTGCTTCTGTTCCGCCCGATGCCGTGGCGGCTCGGTCCGCGGTGGCGTCCAGCGTTTCCTGA
- a CDS encoding alpha-amylase family glycosyl hydrolase: protein MLLYEINARLNGQRFADISERQLQDYAALGFDTLWLMGVWAIGPEGVMMSKRHAPDFVGSPYAISDYHFNPELGDEADFAALRRRAHRHGLRLVLDFIPNHFARDTPLILTHPEYFMHSNPEWRDEYRDDYYWHPSGRCLAHGKDPHFAGWEDTVQLDYTVAGTRAHMRDTLVRLATLCDGVRCDMAMLLLRDQIRRQWYPRLPQEVFDRAMPGEFWDEAIAAAKRANPDFVLIAEAYWDTELKLLSLGFDYAYDKRLLDGLVAHDAPRAVAERLRSVSELFLKNTLRFTENHDEERAAARLSPLANRRAAALVCLLPGGVLIHQGQMEGVTEKIPVQRIWPLHHHEPDVALQTYFKALLDLARRPLFRHGHYARAESNLPHVVSFWRAHGTAAELVLVPIGDAPVHLPVTPCVTLPPPAYRVNPQAAQIRQRPEQRLPVVTRNDCWELNAAVLATAFEASPFVSVTFDAEV, encoded by the coding sequence ATGCTTTTGTATGAAATCAATGCCCGCCTCAATGGGCAACGCTTTGCCGACATCAGCGAGCGCCAGTTACAGGACTATGCCGCGCTTGGCTTTGATACCCTGTGGCTGATGGGCGTGTGGGCCATCGGCCCCGAAGGGGTGATGATGTCAAAGCGCCATGCCCCGGACTTTGTCGGCTCGCCCTACGCCATCAGTGACTACCATTTCAACCCGGAGCTTGGCGACGAAGCGGATTTTGCGGCGCTCCGCCGGCGCGCTCACCGCCATGGGCTGCGGCTGGTGCTTGATTTCATCCCCAATCACTTTGCCCGTGACACACCGCTCATTCTGACGCACCCGGAATACTTCATGCACAGCAACCCGGAGTGGCGCGATGAATACCGCGACGACTACTACTGGCATCCATCGGGACGCTGCCTGGCACATGGCAAGGACCCACACTTCGCTGGCTGGGAAGACACGGTGCAACTTGACTACACCGTAGCTGGCACGCGGGCCCACATGCGCGACACGCTCGTTCGGTTGGCAACGCTTTGCGATGGCGTCCGGTGCGACATGGCCATGCTGCTGCTGCGTGACCAAATCCGTCGCCAGTGGTATCCGCGGCTGCCCCAGGAAGTCTTTGACCGCGCCATGCCGGGTGAGTTCTGGGATGAAGCCATTGCAGCGGCCAAGCGCGCCAATCCCGATTTCGTCCTGATTGCCGAAGCCTACTGGGATACCGAGCTGAAACTGCTCTCGCTGGGTTTCGATTATGCCTACGACAAGCGGCTGCTCGATGGTCTCGTGGCACATGATGCGCCTCGTGCTGTGGCTGAACGGCTGCGCTCGGTCTCCGAACTTTTTCTCAAAAACACGCTCCGCTTTACCGAAAATCACGATGAGGAACGGGCGGCGGCGCGTCTTTCGCCGCTGGCCAATCGGCGCGCGGCGGCGCTGGTGTGCCTGCTGCCGGGCGGCGTTCTCATTCATCAGGGACAGATGGAGGGCGTCACGGAAAAAATCCCCGTTCAGCGCATCTGGCCGCTGCACCACCACGAGCCGGATGTGGCTCTTCAAACGTACTTCAAGGCACTGCTGGACCTGGCACGACGGCCCCTTTTCCGCCACGGCCACTATGCCCGCGCCGAGTCCAATCTGCCCCACGTGGTGAGTTTCTGGCGGGCCCACGGCACTGCGGCCGAGCTGGTACTTGTCCCCATCGGGGACGCCCCTGTGCACCTGCCCGTCACACCGTGCGTCACGTTGCCTCCACCGGCTTACCGGGTCAATCCCCAGGCAGCGCAGATACGCCAACGCCCGGAACAACGGCTGCCGGTTGTAACCCGGAACGACTGCTGGGAACTGAACGCTGCGGTGCTGGCCACGGCGTTTGAAGCATCCCCGTTCGTAAGCGTCACCTTTGACGCCGAGGTTTGA
- a CDS encoding NAD(P)/FAD-dependent oxidoreductase, translating into MDNDAQADLLIVGGGPAGIAAALWGKRLGLDPLLLEAGAHLGGQLLRSYNQSVDCPGFYGLVGTDIAERLTIHLVREGIRFRTSALVTQVDCAARKVIVNETETLTGRALVLALGVRKRRLGVPGEREFAGRGVSTSATRDKGRYAGREVIIVGGGDGAFEEALILDEAGCRVTLVHRSGTFRARPLYRDRVLTHPRIRVMTHTRLLAIEGKHQVERVIVEQDAPGAAPHQQAIPVSGVFLALGVVPGTDLVAGQVERDAEGYLITDRHGATSCPGVWACGDTTRPLLSSLSTAFGDGATVAKAAFDWLMAQKQ; encoded by the coding sequence ATGGATAATGACGCACAGGCTGACCTGCTGATTGTGGGCGGTGGCCCGGCTGGCATTGCCGCCGCCCTGTGGGGCAAGCGGCTGGGTCTGGACCCGCTGCTGCTGGAAGCCGGTGCCCACCTCGGCGGGCAGTTGCTGCGCAGCTACAACCAGTCGGTGGACTGTCCGGGATTTTACGGACTCGTTGGCACGGACATCGCCGAGCGGCTGACAATTCACCTCGTACGCGAAGGCATACGTTTTCGGACAAGTGCCTTGGTGACGCAGGTGGATTGTGCCGCCCGGAAGGTCATCGTCAATGAGACGGAAACCCTCACCGGACGCGCTCTGGTGCTGGCGCTCGGCGTACGCAAGCGCCGGCTGGGCGTACCCGGTGAACGCGAGTTTGCCGGCCGCGGGGTGAGCACTTCAGCCACCCGCGACAAGGGGCGCTACGCCGGCCGGGAAGTCATCATCGTCGGCGGTGGGGACGGCGCGTTTGAGGAGGCCCTTATCCTCGATGAAGCCGGTTGTCGGGTGACACTGGTGCATCGCTCCGGGACGTTTCGGGCGCGTCCTCTCTACCGCGATCGCGTGTTGACGCATCCCCGGATTCGCGTCATGACGCATACGCGACTGCTTGCCATCGAGGGAAAACACCAGGTTGAGCGCGTCATTGTGGAACAGGACGCGCCGGGCGCGGCTCCGCACCAACAGGCCATCCCGGTGTCCGGCGTCTTTCTGGCCCTGGGGGTTGTGCCGGGAACGGACCTGGTTGCCGGCCAGGTAGAGCGTGACGCCGAAGGCTATCTCATCACGGACCGCCACGGGGCAACCTCCTGTCCCGGCGTCTGGGCCTGTGGCGATACAACGCGACCGCTGCTGTCGAGCCTTTCGACGGCTTTCGGTGACGGTGCTACTGTGGCCAAAGCCGCTTTTGACTGGCTTATGGCACAAAAGCAGTAG
- a CDS encoding methyltransferase domain-containing protein yields MNARLTTLLHALRCPVCAGEALVFEGEFEGVRRTGTFSCRQCSARYPLQDGIADFLPTVHPALTLAQLTGQWKLTATVYERLWRTRALSLLSGEAFPPAREIGLLLDALEPTFAEDGLWLDAACSTGYYGRPIAKRLLEQGRTASLVIGIDLSLAMLEEARAYANREGVAEAMLWLRADMSALPLAEATVRGIACGGSLNEYRDALAVLKEGRRVLQPEVGRYFVMNQLDPPLIVRAALSSMGGLTFFTRPKLDALFEAAGLQKVTAADYGKLAITVLTV; encoded by the coding sequence GTGAACGCCCGGCTCACGACGCTCCTCCATGCCCTGCGCTGCCCGGTGTGCGCTGGCGAAGCCCTCGTCTTTGAAGGCGAGTTTGAGGGGGTGCGCCGCACCGGGACGTTTTCCTGCCGTCAGTGCAGCGCCCGGTATCCGTTGCAGGATGGAATTGCCGATTTCCTGCCGACGGTCCACCCGGCGCTGACGCTGGCCCAGTTGACGGGACAATGGAAGCTGACGGCAACCGTGTATGAGCGCCTGTGGCGAACCCGCGCCCTGTCGCTGCTTTCCGGGGAGGCATTTCCGCCAGCGCGCGAAATTGGCTTGCTGCTCGATGCCCTTGAACCCACCTTTGCTGAAGATGGGCTATGGCTCGATGCCGCCTGTTCGACGGGCTACTACGGACGCCCGATAGCCAAACGACTCCTGGAGCAGGGCCGGACAGCTTCACTTGTGATTGGGATCGATCTTTCGCTGGCGATGCTGGAAGAAGCCCGTGCCTACGCCAACCGTGAGGGCGTCGCCGAAGCCATGCTCTGGCTGCGGGCGGATATGTCCGCGCTGCCGCTGGCGGAGGCCACGGTGCGGGGCATCGCCTGCGGTGGCTCACTCAATGAGTACCGCGATGCGCTGGCTGTGTTGAAGGAGGGGCGGCGCGTCCTGCAACCCGAAGTCGGACGGTACTTCGTCATGAACCAGCTCGATCCACCGCTCATCGTACGGGCGGCGCTGTCTTCCATGGGCGGGCTGACATTTTTCACGCGCCCCAAGCTGGATGCGCTTTTCGAGGCCGCCGGGCTGCAAAAGGTGACGGCCGCCGATTACGGCAAACTGGCCATCACCGTGCTGACCGTCTGA
- a CDS encoding acyl-CoA dehydrogenase has product MSAAAPVPVASPVPALTTLSEDERMFRDSVADFARERIRPHVARMDEDGVFETSLLDQCFELGLMGVEIPVEYEGSGGTFFMATLAVEELGKVDASAAVIVDVQNTLVNNALLRWGTPEQKKQYLPRLATNMLASYALSEAGSGSDAFALSCRAVDKGDFWELTGRKLWITNAAEAGLFIVFATVNPEAGYKGITAFLVERDMPGFSVGKKENKLGIRASSTCELILENCRVPKSNVLGEIGKGYKIAIETLNEGRIGIGAQMVGVAAGALEHGIRYAKERVQFGKRIADFQAIQHQIAELATHIEAARLMVYNAARLRDAGQPFVKEAAMTKWFASQVAESVTSQVVEIFGGYGFTKEYPVEKYFRDSKIGKIYEGTSFMQLNTIAKLLLAD; this is encoded by the coding sequence ATGTCTGCTGCTGCACCTGTCCCGGTGGCGTCACCTGTTCCGGCGCTGACCACCCTCTCCGAAGACGAGCGCATGTTTCGTGACAGTGTTGCCGATTTTGCCCGTGAACGCATCCGTCCGCACGTGGCCCGCATGGATGAAGACGGTGTGTTTGAAACCTCGCTTCTGGACCAGTGTTTTGAACTGGGGCTGATGGGCGTCGAGATTCCGGTCGAGTACGAAGGGTCGGGCGGGACGTTTTTCATGGCCACGCTCGCCGTTGAGGAACTGGGCAAGGTGGACGCTTCAGCCGCGGTCATCGTGGATGTCCAGAATACGCTCGTCAACAATGCACTGCTGCGCTGGGGGACGCCGGAGCAGAAGAAACAGTACCTGCCCAGACTGGCCACAAACATGCTGGCCTCGTATGCCCTTTCCGAAGCCGGTTCCGGCAGCGATGCCTTTGCCCTGAGCTGCCGCGCCGTGGACAAGGGCGACTTTTGGGAACTCACCGGACGCAAGCTCTGGATTACGAATGCCGCGGAAGCCGGGCTGTTCATTGTCTTTGCGACGGTCAACCCGGAAGCCGGCTACAAAGGCATCACGGCCTTTCTGGTGGAGCGCGACATGCCCGGCTTTTCGGTTGGCAAGAAGGAAAACAAGCTGGGCATCCGGGCGTCTTCGACCTGTGAGCTGATTCTGGAAAACTGCCGCGTGCCAAAGTCGAATGTTCTGGGTGAGATTGGCAAGGGCTACAAGATTGCCATCGAGACGCTGAATGAAGGGCGGATTGGCATTGGCGCCCAGATGGTCGGCGTCGCAGCCGGTGCGCTGGAGCACGGCATCCGCTATGCCAAGGAGCGGGTGCAGTTTGGCAAACGCATTGCCGATTTTCAGGCCATTCAGCACCAGATTGCCGAACTTGCCACGCATATCGAGGCTGCCCGCCTGATGGTGTACAATGCGGCGCGCCTGCGGGATGCCGGCCAGCCGTTCGTCAAGGAAGCCGCCATGACGAAATGGTTTGCGTCACAGGTGGCGGAGAGTGTCACTTCCCAGGTTGTCGAAATCTTCGGCGGCTACGGCTTCACCAAAGAGTATCCGGTCGAGAAATACTTCCGCGACTCCAAGATCGGAAAGATTTACGAAGGCACGTCATTTATGCAGCTCAACACGATTGCCAAGCTGCTGCTGGCCGACTGA
- a CDS encoding putative quinol monooxygenase has product MTPDGPVAIMVRLTARPGCEEKVLGAVSALIEPIRQHPHCLYYDFHVRADDPACFVSYEVWTSLENFRTHLASPFIAALQESARELLEYPLAYDILYSVKPARAGETVPFAEGTQPS; this is encoded by the coding sequence ATGACACCTGACGGCCCGGTTGCCATCATGGTACGGCTTACGGCCCGTCCGGGCTGCGAGGAGAAGGTTCTTGGCGCGGTTAGTGCGCTCATCGAACCCATCCGCCAGCATCCCCACTGCCTCTACTATGACTTTCACGTGCGGGCTGATGACCCGGCATGTTTTGTGTCCTATGAGGTATGGACGAGCCTGGAAAACTTCCGTACCCACCTTGCCTCCCCCTTCATTGCCGCCCTCCAGGAATCGGCACGGGAGCTGCTTGAATATCCCCTCGCCTACGACATCCTGTACAGTGTCAAGCCGGCCAGGGCGGGCGAGACCGTTCCCTTCGCCGAAGGGACCCAACCGTCGTGA